One stretch of Miscanthus floridulus cultivar M001 chromosome 18, ASM1932011v1, whole genome shotgun sequence DNA includes these proteins:
- the LOC136522875 gene encoding glucan endo-1,3-beta-glucosidase 14-like — MALWLMLAAAAFAVLAPAASSGPTPTPALGVNYGQVADNLPPPQAALLLLRALNATRVKLYDADARVLRAFAGSRVDFTVGVPDRLVPRMATDPSAAAAWVRGNLLPHIPATSITAVTVGNEVLSGTDAAMLRSLLPAMESLHAALAACNLTSRVSVTTAHSLAVLSSSFPPSAAAFRREMLPYMSPLLGFLARTGAPFLVNAYPYFAYKADPDRVDLGYALFEPNAAGVADAATGLRYDNMLHAMVDAARAAICRANYGKALEIRVSETGWPSQGDDDEAGATPENAARYNGNLMRLVAQGKGTPAAPGEPLQVYVFALFNEDQKPGPASERHYGLFKPDGTPAYDVGVKAPTITVPKGTGSGSGNNGTGGLVVAQGPGGADGVGPGTGYYTVSAAAVNKVKSRRWRCVESLAVAAAVLAMVSGLC; from the exons ATGGCGCTCTGGCTcatgctcgccgccgccgcattCGCCGTCCTCGCACCAGCGGCGAGTAGCGGCCCCACCCCGACGCCGGCGCTGGGGGTCAACTACGGGCAGGTCGCGGACAACCTGCCGCCGCCGCAGGCGGCCCTGCTCCTCCTCCGCGCGCTGAACGCCACGCGGGTGAAACTCTACGACGCGGACGCGCGCGTGCTCCGCGCGTTCGCGGGCTCCAGGGTCGACTTCACCGTGGGCGTGCCCGACCGCCTGGTCCCGCGCATGGCCACCGACCCGTCCGCGGCCGCCGCGTGGGTGCGGGGCAACCTCCTGCCCCACATTCCCGCTACGTCCATCACCGCCGTCACGGTCGGCAACGAGGTGCTGTCGGGCACGGACGCCGCCATGCTCCGGTCGCTGCTCCCGGCCATGGAGTCGCTCCACGCGGCGCTGGCGGCGTGCAACCTCACCTCCCGCGTGTCCGTCACCACGGCGCACTCCCTCGCCGTGCTGTCCTCCTCGTTCCCGCCGTCCGCCGCGGCGTTCCGGCGCGAGATGCTCCCCTACATGTCGCCGCTGCTGGGGTTCCTGGCCCGCACCGGCGCGCCGTTCCTCGTGAACGCGTACCCGTACTTCGCGTACAAGGCGGACCCGGACCGGGTGGACCTGGGTTACGCGCTGTTCGAGCCCAACGCCGCCGGCGTGGCCGACGCCGCCACGGGGCTGCGCTACGACAACATGCTCCACGCGATGGTGGACGCCGCGCGCGCCGCCATCTGCAGGGCTAACTACGGCAAGGCGCTGGAGATCCGGGTGTCGGAGACCGGGTGGCCGTCGCAGGgcgacgacgacgaggccggcGCCACGCCGGAGAACGCCGCCAGGTACAACGGCAACCTCATGCGCCTCGTCGCGCAGGGGAAGGGCACGCCGGCGGCCCCGGGAGAGCCGCTGCAGGTCTACGTGTTCGCGCTCTTCAACGAGGACCAGAAGCCCGGCCCGGCGTCCGAGCGACACTACGGGCTGTTCAAGCCCGACGGCACCCCGGCCTACGATGTCGGGGTCAAGGCGCCCACCATCACGGTGCCCAAGGGGACCGGCAGCGGGAGCGGGAATAATGGCACCGGCGGCTTGGTGGTGGCGCAAGGGCCCGGCGGCGCCGACGGCGTCGGGCCGGGCACCGGTTACTACACCGTGTCTGCCGCAGCAGTGAACAAG GTGAAGAGCAGGCGGTGGCGGTGCGTGGAAAGCTTGGCGGTGGCGGCTGCCGTCCTAGCCATGGTGTCCGGACTCTGTTAG
- the LOC136520046 gene encoding granule-bound starch synthase 1, chloroplastic/amyloplastic, with protein MAALATSQLVATHAGLGVPDASMFRRGGVQGLRAASRASAAGDTPLSMRTSARAAPRQQQARRGGRGGRFPSLVVCATAGMNVVFVGAEMAPWSKTGGLGDVLGGLPPAMAANGHRVMVVSPRYDQYKDAWDTSVVSEIKMGDRYETVRFFHCYKRGVDRVFIDHPSFLERVWGKTEEKIYGPDAGTDYKDNQLRFSLLCQAALEAPRILSLNNNPYFSGPYGEDVVFVCNDWHTGPLSCYLKSNYQSNGIYRDAKTAFCIHNISYQGRFAFSDFSELNLPERFKSSFDFIDGYEKPVEGRKINWMKAGILEADRVLTVSPYYAEELISGIARGCELDNIMRLTGITGIVNGMDVSEWDPSKDKYIAVKYDVSTAVEAKALNKEALQAEVGLPVDRKIPLVAFIGRLEEQKGPDVMAAAIPQLMEEDVQIVLLGTGKKKFERMLMSTEEKHPDKVRAVVKFNAALAHHIMAGADLLAVTSRFEPCGLIQLQGMRYGTPCACASTGGLVDTVIEGKTGFHMGRLSVDCNVVEPADVKKVATTLKRAIKVVGTPAYEEMVKNCMIQDLSWKGPAKNWENVLLSLGVAGGEPGIEGEEIAPLAKENVAAP; from the exons ATGGCGGCTCTGGCCACGTCACAGCTCGTCGCCACGCACGCCGGCCTGGGCGTCCCGGACGCGTCCATGTTCCGCCGCGGCGGCGTTCAGGGCCTGAGGGCGGCGTCCCGGGCATCGGCCGCAGGGGACACGCCGCTCAGCATGCGGACCAGCGCGCGCGCGGCGCCCAGGCAGCAGCAGGCGCGCCGCGGGGGCCGCGGAGGCAGGTTCCCGTCCCTCGTCGTCTGCGCCACCGCCGGCATGAACGTCGTCTTCGTCGGAGCCGAGATGGCGCCGTGGAGCAAGACCGGCGGCCTCGGCGACGTCCTCGGCGGCCTCCCGCCGGCCATGGCC GCGAATGGGCACCGGGTCATGGTCGTCTCTCCCCGCTACGACCAGTACAAGGACGCCTGGGACACCAGCGTCGTGTCCGAG atcAAGATGGGAGACAGGTACGAGACGGTGAGGTTTTTCCACTGCTACAAGCGCGGAGTCGACCGTGTGTTCATTGACCACCCATCGTTCCTGGAGAGG GTTTGGGGAAAGACCGAGGAGAAGATCTACGGGCCTGACGCTGGAACGGACTACAAGGACAACCAGCTGCGTTTCAGCCTGCTATGCCAG GCGGCACTTGAAGCTCCTAGGATCTTAAGCCTCAACAACAACCCATACTTCTCTGGACCATACG GGGAGGACGTCGTGTTCGTGTGCAATGACTGGCACACCGGCCCTCTGTCATGCTACCTCAAGAGCAACTACCAGTCCAACGGCATCTATAGGGACGCAAAG ACCGCATTCTGCATCCACAACATCTCCTACCAGGGCCGGTTCGCCTTCTCGGACTTCTCGGAGCTGAATCTCCCTGAAAGGTTCAAGTCATCCTTCGATTTCATCGACGG CTACGAGAAGCCCGTGGAAGGCCGGAAGATCAACTGGATGAAGGCCGGGATCCTTGAAGCGGACAGGGTCCTCACCGTGAGCCCCTACTACGCGGAGGAGCTCATCTCCGGCATCGCCAGGGGCTGCGAGCTCGACAACATCATGCGCCTCACCGGCATCACCGGGATCGTCAACGGCATGGACGTCAGCGAGTGGGATCCCAGCAAGGACAAGTACATCGCCGTCAAATACGACGTGTCAACG GCCGTGGAGGCGAAGGCATTGAACAAGGAGGCGCTGCAGGCGGAGGTCGGGCTCCCGGTGGACCGGAAGATCCCGCTGGTGGCGTTCATCGGCAGGCTGGAGGAGCAGAAGGGCCCCGACGTTATGGCGGCCGCCATCCCGCAGCTCATGGAGGAGGACGTGCAGATCGTGCTGCTG GGCACGGGCAAGAagaagttcgagcgcatgctgaTGAGCACCGAGGAGAAGCACCCCGACAAGGTGCGCGCCGTGGTGAAGTTCAACGCGGCGCTGGCGCACCACATCATGGCCGGCGCCGACCTGCTCGCCGTCACCAGCCGATTCGAGCCCTGCGGCCTCATCCAGCTCCAGGGGATGCGATACGGAACG CCCTGCGCCTGCGCGTCCACCGGCGGACTCGTCGACACCGTCATCGAAGGCAAGACCGGATTCCACATGGGCCGCCTCAGCGTCGAC TGCAACGTCGTGGAGCCGGCTGACGTGAAGAAGGTGGCGACCACCTTGAAGCGCGCCATCAAGGTGGTGGGCACGCCGGCGTACGAGGAGATGGTCAAGAACTGCATGATCCAGGATCTCTCCTGGAAG GGTCCTGCCAAGAACTGGGAGAACGTGCTGCTCAGCCTGGGGGTCGCCGGCGGCGAGCCGGGGATCGAAGGCGAGGAGATCGCGCCGCTCGCGAAGGAGAACGTGGCCGCACCCTGA
- the LOC136523353 gene encoding uncharacterized protein: MWAWARSREEGCPFSRHDRAEGTLLAGRTADDEGAAPVGRAVDAGRGAGGKLGARVGGTLLAGHCADDEGALPVERVADAGRGAGGGLGAAPGAPGTRWVAALGWQGVGAGARARGTGDAWVAALGRWGFGGWRGWGRCALGRRGRWEGGRARSTGASVVGGGWPGRQRSLPFSRLGAWVWLRECGVAAGKGKLETD, from the coding sequence ATGTGGGCTTGGGCAAGGAGTCGCGAAGAAGGTTGCCCGTTCAGTAGGCACGATCGCGCCGAGGGCACCTTGCTGGCCGGGCGCACAGCAGATGACGAAGGGGCCGCGCCGGTGGGGCGCGCCGTGGACGCCGGGCGTGGTGCCGGTGGGAAGCTGGGGGCTCGCGTCGGGGGTACCTTGCTGGCCGGGCACTGCGCGGATGACGAAGGAGCCCTGCCGGTGGAGCGCGTCGCGGACGCCGGGCGTGGGGCCGGTGGGGGGTTGGGGGCCGCGCCGGGGGCGCCAGGGACCCGCTGGGTTGCCGCGCTGGGGTGGCAGGGGGTTGGGGCGGGGGCCCGCGCCCGGGGCACCGGAGACGCCTGGGTTGCCGCGCTAGGGCGGTGGGGCTTCGGTGGTTGGCGGGGGTGGGGGCGCTGCGCACTGGGGCGGCGGGGGCGATGGGAAGGGGGCCGCGCCCGGAGCACCGGGGCTTCGGTGGTTGGGGGCGGGTGGCCGGGGCGCCAGCGGTCTCTTCCTTTCTCTCGATTGGGAGCGTGGGTGTGGCTTCGGGAGTGTGGGGTGGCGGCTGGCAAGGGGAAATTGGAGACGGACTAG